The following proteins come from a genomic window of Dreissena polymorpha isolate Duluth1 chromosome 1, UMN_Dpol_1.0, whole genome shotgun sequence:
- the LOC127831508 gene encoding mucin-1-like — protein sequence MRLLIVHCILLALVNQFAAQPAAGNGANLRGKMPSAVAAPNGANLRGKMPSAVAAPNVAEQSLSNNGVAGIITAENNGTPKPSSIKENDIISTAENKSTPKPSSTNENDIISTAAKKITPKPSSSMKNDIISTAEKNNTPKPSSNKKVDNIITETNNRWPKPSSNKDDDNIKTGKNRSRPKPNSKETDSETKSKENRCRSKQCSQQTDSDTKSDEYNSRSKSSSLGTDSDDPKYKIVINIQDIAEKGGSSSKSSSQDTESDKETLKSSPSRDGCPRNCADGES from the exons GTTCACTGCATTCTCCTTGCACTTGTCAACCAGTTTGCCGCCCAGCCTGCAGCAGGGAACGGCGCAAACTTACGTGGCAAAATGCCTTCCGCAGTAGCTGCCCCGAACGGCGCAAACTTACGTGGCAAAATGCCTTCCGCAGTAGCTGCCCCGAACGTCGCAGAACAAAGTTTAAGTAACAACGGTGTCGCCGGTATTATTACGGCGGAAAATAATGGCACGCCCAAACCAAGTAGTATCAAGGAGAATGACATCATTAGTACGGCGGAAAATAAAAGCACGCCCAAACCAAGTAGTACCAATGAGAACGACATCATTAGTACGGCGGCAAAAAAAATCACGCCCAAACCAAGTAGTTCCATGAAGAACGACATCATTAGTACGGCGGAAAAAAATAACACGCCCAAACCAAGTAGTAACAAAAAGGTCGACAATATTATTACCGAAACAAATAATAGATGGCCTAAACCAAGTAGTAACAAAGATGACGACAATATTAAAACAGGGAAAAATAGAAGCAGGCCTAAGCCAAATTCCAAAGAGACCGATTCCGAAACCAAATCCAAGGAAAACAGATGCAGGTCCAAACAATGTTCACAGCAGACCGATTCCGATACTAAATCTGATGAATACAATAGCAGGTCCAAATCAAGTTCCCTTGGTACTGATTCCGATGACCCGAAGTATAAAATCGTCATAAACATTCAGGATATTGCGGAGAAAGGCGGTAGTAGTTCTAAATCAAGCTCTCAGGACACCGAATCCGACAAGGAAACGCTAAAGTCATCACCAAGTAGAGATGGAT GTCCTAGAAACTGTGCGGATGGAGAGTCGTGA